A genomic region of Thermodesulfovibrionales bacterium contains the following coding sequences:
- a CDS encoding ubiquinol-cytochrome c reductase iron-sulfur subunit encodes MKRRTFLSVLMAVLGSTALVSFAYPLIRFLAPSGAGEKTQKMTIRKDEIPPGDAKDIIVNNTPAIVINRPGKGFIVLSRVCTHLGCLVEYNRTKSDLICPCHAGIYDLEGNVVSGPPPKPLQRFSVQVEGENIVIG; translated from the coding sequence ATGAAGAGGCGAACATTCTTGAGTGTCCTGATGGCGGTCCTTGGTTCAACCGCTCTTGTCTCCTTTGCTTATCCGTTGATCCGGTTCCTCGCACCGTCCGGGGCGGGGGAGAAGACACAGAAGATGACGATCAGGAAGGACGAAATCCCTCCCGGCGACGCAAAGGATATTATCGTTAACAACACGCCGGCAATTGTCATTAATCGGCCCGGCAAAGGGTTCATCGTGTTGTCGAGGGTCTGCACGCATCTCGGATGCCTTGTGGAATATAACCGGACGAAGAGCGATTTGATCTGTCCCTGCCATGCCGGGATATATGACCTCGAGGGGAATGTGGTATCGGGGCCTCCGCCGAAACCGCTCCAGAGGTTCAGCGTGCAGGTGGAGGGAGAAAACATTGTTATCGGGTGA
- a CDS encoding cytochrome bc complex cytochrome b subunit — protein sequence MWNKIKDWLEIRIGLDELVRTQLTEYMIPRNINIFYSFGVIALSLFVVQVLTGFFLLIYYIPHFEHAFKSVQDIMMVVPYGWLFRLIHVVGSNLMVAVVFIHMLSVFFMGSYKKPRELTWLAGAGLLFTTLGFCLSGYLLPWSQLSFWATTVTTTIPTAFPYVGDFIAQVMRGGDTVSGVTLNRFFALHVALLPLVLLSIVGLHLFLIRRIGISSPPFGKSVEKTEWAAFRHDSHPGGIPFYPDFVLREGYMVMMFMGIMFFVITFMPMLFLPEDANTPADPFKTPAHIKPEWYFLAAYQMLKLIPNRFLGITLQGIIVTVLLLWPLLDTKEEANIMKRPLLRSAFFLAVIGWIALTIWGKYS from the coding sequence GTGTGGAATAAAATAAAAGATTGGCTCGAAATACGGATCGGACTGGACGAACTCGTCAGGACTCAGCTGACGGAGTACATGATTCCGCGGAACATCAACATATTCTATTCCTTCGGGGTGATCGCGCTTTCCCTGTTTGTGGTTCAGGTCCTGACCGGTTTCTTCCTGCTTATCTATTATATCCCCCACTTCGAGCATGCCTTCAAGAGCGTTCAGGATATTATGATGGTAGTGCCTTATGGCTGGCTCTTCCGGCTGATCCACGTTGTCGGAAGCAATCTCATGGTGGCTGTGGTATTCATCCATATGCTCTCGGTCTTTTTCATGGGAAGCTACAAGAAACCGAGGGAGTTGACCTGGCTCGCAGGCGCGGGGCTGCTCTTCACTACGCTCGGGTTCTGTCTGAGCGGCTACCTGCTTCCCTGGAGTCAGCTCAGTTTCTGGGCTACGACGGTTACCACGACGATACCGACGGCCTTTCCCTATGTCGGTGATTTTATCGCACAGGTGATGAGGGGCGGTGACACGGTATCGGGTGTCACCCTGAACAGGTTCTTTGCCCTCCATGTGGCCTTATTGCCGCTCGTCCTTCTTTCGATCGTGGGGCTCCATCTCTTCCTGATCAGGCGTATCGGGATCTCTTCTCCGCCTTTCGGGAAATCCGTCGAGAAGACCGAGTGGGCCGCGTTCCGCCACGACAGCCATCCCGGCGGCATCCCTTTCTATCCCGATTTCGTCCTTCGGGAGGGATACATGGTGATGATGTTTATGGGGATCATGTTTTTCGTCATCACCTTCATGCCGATGCTTTTTTTACCTGAGGACGCGAATACCCCTGCCGACCCGTTCAAGACGCCGGCACACATAAAGCCCGAATGGTATTTTCTGGCGGCCTATCAGATGCTGAAACTCATCCCGAACCGGTTTCTCGGCATCACGCTTCAGGGGATTATCGTGACGGTATTGCTCCTGTGGCCCCTTCTCGATACAAAAGAGGAGGCGAATATTATGAAGCGGCCCCTCTTGCGGTCCGCGTTCTTCTTAGCCGTCATCGGCTGGATTGCGCTGACGATCTGGGGGAAATACTCATGA